AGCGTGAAAATCCTGAAAGTTCCGAGATTGGCTCAGTCGATACTGCTTTTAATCATCCAAAATTTGAATATCGCAAATTGACCAACCATTACTGTAAAATCACCTATCGAATAGGTAAAGATGACATATATATAGTGCGTGTTTTTGACCTTAGGCAAAACCCTAAAAAGAATTTGTAACTAGTTTTACCCTAGGCCTTCCTCTCAGACAAGCGCTCAAACTCACTCACAAAATGAAATTTGATACCGGGATATTTCTGCTGGGTCATTTGGAGTGAAAAAGCCGAGTCGGCAAAAAAGACCAGTTGGCCTCTTTTGTCCTTAGCAAGAAATTTTGCCTTGACGCGTTTGAAATCGTTGAATTCTTCACTTTCCCAGTCCGCTGTATCCACCCAGCAGGCTTTGTGAACATTCAAGTTTTCGTAAGAACATTTTGCCGAGTATTCATGCTCTAGTCTGTACTGGATTACCTCAAACTGCAGCGCACCTACAGTTCCTATAACCTTACGGCCATTGAGTTCCAGCGTAAACAACTGTGCGACTCCCTCATCCATCAGCTGGTCGATACCCTTGGCGAGCTGCTTGGATTTCATCGGGTCAGCATTGTTGATGTATCTAAAGTGCTCTGGAGAGAAGGATGGAATTCCTTTGTAATGCAATTCTTCTCCAGAGGTAAGTGTATCGCCTATTTTGAAATTACCGGTATCGTGAAGTCCCA
This genomic interval from Nonlabens spongiae contains the following:
- a CDS encoding type II toxin-antitoxin system RelE/ParE family toxin encodes the protein MDRKLKPVKWTSRSLKDLKSITEFYIELYSSSKTREIITNIRKSTEVLERENPESSEIGSVDTAFNHPKFEYRKLTNHYCKITYRIGKDDIYIVRVFDLRQNPKKNL